A single region of the Anticarsia gemmatalis isolate Benzon Research Colony breed Stoneville strain chromosome 11, ilAntGemm2 primary, whole genome shotgun sequence genome encodes:
- the LOC142976818 gene encoding uncharacterized protein LOC142976818 yields MYNEFYRTKIPVNGPIWTPVGALKRPTKVTPVTVRPAKQNVIKKSACALRCVTSQIYAVLLLGINRYYLLQKNRPLLILSYVYSLTVISLVVFNMYRSETISAAHFVFKYTLLIEYFFIFLMSFLSSKKKLITFFRDLNKFDETLNLSKDLKVIDAGYVCFFWVSGCLIYSVVEYTLLYFFLYLFLDDTTYSFYVMMLTHDYEQILFFVLLRNIYLRLRVLKAHVSKMFSAEGRTGNYRGKLSKVEALSNNARLDITSLHRVYDLLHKCADQLNSAMSLPMTIILLTAGLSTTMLLKMMVKVIQTVTTSNSFGRSTILYLFSRSMKYTVMVVMSCYYSSVTSTQVTAIRTLLHDAVHSFPLDKIERRKVKAFFQLTRENEFVYALGGVVRLNMSLPLSYMSLCTTYLVISIQFSKFFD; encoded by the exons ATGTATAACGAATTTTATAGAACAAAAATACCAGTGAACGGGCCGATTTGGACGCCAGTCGGTGCCTTGAAAAGGCCGACCAAAGTTACTCCAGTTACCGTGAGACCTgctaaacaaaatgttattaagaaGAGTGCTTGTGCTTTGCGATGTGTGACGAGTCAAATATACGCTGTGCTTCTATTAGGAATCAACAGATATTACCTGCTCCAGAAAAACAGACCGCTTCTGATTCTTAGTTACGTTTACAGTCTTACAGTGATATCCCTCGTTGTGTTTAACATGTACAGGTCCGAAACCATAAGTGCCGCTCATTTCGTCTTCAAATACACGTTGTTAATCGAATACTTCTTTATCTTCTTGATGTCTTTTCTCTCCAGCAAAAAGAAGTTGATCACATTCTTCCGCGATCTTAACAAGTTCGATGAAACTTTGAACTTGAGTAAGGACCTAAAGGTCATTGACGCCGGCTATGTTTGTTTCTTTTGGGTGTCTGGCTGTTTAATATACAGTGTCGTTGAGTACACTCTcttatatttctttctttatttatttctcgaCGACACTACTTACAGCTTCTACGTGATGATGTTGACCCACGACTATGAACAGATACTGTTCTTCGTTCTCCTCAGGAATATTTATCTGAGACTTCGTGTTCTGAAAGCGCACGTTTCAAAGATGTTTAGCGCGGAAGGTAGAACCGGTAATTATAGGGGGAAGTTGAGTAAAGTTGAAGCGCTGTCGAACAATGCTCGCCTCGATATTACTTCTTTGCACCGGGTCTACGATTTGCTTCACAAGTGTGCCGACCAACTAAACTCCGCAATGAGTTTACCA ATGACGATAATACTGCTGACTGCTGGATTATCGACTACAATGTTGTTGAAAATGATGGTTAAAGTTATACAAACAGTTACCACTAGCAATTCA ttcgGTAGATCAACGATTTTGTATCTGTTTAGTCGTAGTATGAAGTACACTGTGATGGTCGTCATGTCGTGTTACTACTCGAGTGTGACGTCAACTCAGGTCACGGCTATCAGGACTTTGTTGCATGATGCTGTGCATTCTTTTCCTTTAG ATAAGATCGAGCGTCGTAAAGTGAAAGCCTTCTTCCAGCTGACTCGAGAGAACGAGTTCGTGTACGCACTGGGCGGAGTGGTCCGACTCAACATGTCTCTACCGCTGAGTTATATGAGTCTTTGTACCACTTATCTTGTTATATCTATACAGTTCTCTAAGTTTTTCGATTAA